One window from the genome of Cyclobacterium amurskyense encodes:
- a CDS encoding cell division ATP-binding protein FtsE — protein MVFSNDPVVKVENACVFQGINTILKNVNFNIEKGEFVFLIGRTGSGKSSLLKTLYADLPLVMGKASVAGYPIEEIKKKEIPFLRRKLGIVFQDFQLFPDRSVAENLYFVLRATGWKDKLKMKNRMIEVLMGVGLGGAATKMPHQLSGGEQQRVVIARALLNEPSILLADEPTGNLDPDVSDGIFKLFQEINKRGTAILMATHNYELLKKYPYRILKCENTEVLDSKNAPISLSGSGL, from the coding sequence ATGGTTTTTTCCAACGATCCTGTAGTTAAGGTTGAGAACGCATGTGTTTTTCAAGGTATCAATACCATTTTGAAAAATGTAAACTTCAACATTGAAAAAGGGGAATTTGTATTTTTAATTGGGCGTACAGGAAGTGGGAAAAGTTCACTTTTAAAAACCCTGTATGCTGATTTACCATTGGTTATGGGCAAGGCATCCGTTGCAGGCTATCCCATTGAGGAAATCAAGAAGAAAGAAATCCCATTCTTAAGAAGAAAATTAGGAATAGTATTTCAGGATTTCCAGCTCTTTCCTGACAGAAGCGTGGCAGAAAACCTCTATTTCGTATTGCGCGCCACAGGCTGGAAAGACAAACTCAAAATGAAAAACCGAATGATAGAGGTTTTAATGGGTGTCGGCTTGGGAGGTGCTGCTACAAAAATGCCTCACCAACTTTCAGGTGGTGAGCAACAGCGTGTGGTTATTGCCAGGGCACTATTAAATGAACCCTCTATTCTACTTGCAGATGAACCCACAGGAAACCTGGACCCAGATGTTTCAGATGGGATTTTCAAACTTTTTCAGGAAATCAATAAAAGAGGCACAGCCATTCTGATGGCAACCCATAATTATGAACTGCTAAAAAAATACCCTTACCGTATATTGAAGTGTGAAAACACCGAGGTTTTAGATAGCAAAAACGCCCCTATCTCCTTATCAGGAAGTGGATTATAA
- a CDS encoding 1-acyl-sn-glycerol-3-phosphate acyltransferase produces the protein MSKFDPIRPFYDNEVNQALKEYGQHPMMKAIMNFTFPDRSEAEWAEMFSDIHSIRDFQTKIIYDAVLKILKVSSDGLSTSGFENLKPNTAYLFISNHRDIILDTSLLNATLYEHGLVMTTSAIGDNLVKKPFLKALSRITRNFVVFRGLSPKAMFENSKLNSEYIREALLKENRSVWIAQREGRTKDGMDLTQKGMLKMLALASEDTPLKDYFKQLKIVPVSISYENDPTDVLKMPELLAKAREEIYVKQKNEDFKTLVSGIMGQKKRIHISVGKVLDEEIDEVLGTEGPINKQLQLLAEELDRVIVHNYQLWPTNYIALDIMNNTSKYAAHYTNEEMEAFKERMHKGIDMENEVAVHNFLAMYANPVVHKQNISQPTS, from the coding sequence ATGTCTAAATTTGATCCGATAAGACCTTTTTATGATAATGAAGTCAATCAGGCATTGAAAGAATATGGCCAACATCCCATGATGAAGGCAATAATGAATTTCACTTTTCCTGACAGATCAGAGGCAGAATGGGCCGAAATGTTTTCCGATATTCACTCAATCAGAGACTTTCAAACAAAAATTATATACGATGCTGTACTTAAAATTTTAAAAGTTAGTTCTGATGGACTATCTACTTCAGGATTTGAAAACCTGAAACCCAATACAGCCTATCTGTTTATTTCAAACCATCGGGATATTATACTTGACACCTCTTTGCTGAATGCTACCTTGTACGAACATGGGTTAGTGATGACAACTTCTGCAATAGGGGATAATCTTGTGAAAAAGCCTTTTTTGAAGGCATTATCAAGGATTACACGTAATTTTGTGGTTTTTAGAGGACTTAGTCCTAAGGCCATGTTTGAAAATTCTAAGTTGAATTCTGAATACATAAGGGAAGCATTGCTGAAAGAAAACAGGTCTGTTTGGATTGCTCAGAGGGAAGGCAGAACCAAAGATGGCATGGACCTGACACAAAAAGGCATGTTGAAAATGCTGGCCTTGGCCAGTGAGGATACACCTTTGAAAGACTATTTTAAGCAATTGAAAATAGTTCCTGTATCCATTTCTTACGAAAACGACCCAACAGACGTACTTAAAATGCCTGAATTACTTGCCAAGGCCAGGGAAGAGATTTATGTGAAGCAGAAAAATGAAGATTTCAAAACACTGGTAAGCGGGATTATGGGGCAAAAGAAACGCATTCATATTTCCGTAGGAAAAGTACTCGATGAAGAAATAGACGAGGTGCTAGGTACCGAAGGTCCTATAAATAAACAATTGCAATTACTTGCAGAAGAATTGGATCGGGTGATTGTACACAATTACCAGTTATGGCCTACCAACTATATTGCACTGGATATTATGAACAATACCAGTAAATATGCAGCGCATTATACCAACGAGGAAATGGAAGCATTTAAAGAAAGAATGCACAAAGGTATAGATATGGAAAACGAAGTTGCGGTACATAACTTTTTGGCAATGTATGCCAACCCAGTTGTTCACAAGCAAAATATTTCTCAACCAACTTCTTGA
- a CDS encoding SDR family oxidoreductase gives MKYQEGMLVNDALKGHVIMISGGGTGLGTSMGKYFLSLGAKLVICSRNLEVLQKTASDMEKETGGEVFPIACDLRDYDQVEKMYGQALDHYGSIDVVVNNAAANFISPTDRLSPNAFNTIIDIVLKGTANLTLVAGKNWIKQKVSGTFLNIVTTYAFTGSAYVVPSAAAKAGVLAMTRSLAVEWAPHDIRSNAIAPGPFPTSGAWERLLPGELAEKFDPSRRVPLGRVGEHQELANLAAYLVSPFSAYINGEIITIDGGEWLQGAGQFNGLRAIKPEWWDAMEAKRKKR, from the coding sequence ATGAAATATCAGGAAGGTATGCTCGTTAATGATGCCTTAAAAGGCCATGTAATTATGATTTCCGGCGGTGGTACAGGTTTAGGGACTTCCATGGGTAAGTATTTTTTGAGCCTTGGAGCCAAATTGGTAATTTGCAGTAGGAACCTAGAGGTTTTGCAAAAGACAGCTAGTGACATGGAAAAGGAGACTGGTGGTGAGGTTTTTCCTATAGCTTGTGATTTAAGAGATTATGATCAGGTTGAAAAAATGTATGGGCAAGCTCTGGACCATTATGGGAGTATCGATGTGGTGGTCAATAATGCGGCAGCAAATTTTATCAGCCCTACAGATAGGTTATCCCCGAATGCTTTTAATACCATTATAGATATTGTATTAAAAGGAACAGCCAATCTAACGCTTGTAGCTGGAAAAAACTGGATCAAGCAAAAGGTTTCGGGAACATTTTTAAATATAGTAACTACCTACGCCTTTACAGGCTCTGCTTATGTTGTACCAAGTGCGGCTGCCAAAGCAGGAGTTCTGGCCATGACTCGATCTTTGGCGGTAGAGTGGGCGCCTCACGATATCCGTTCAAATGCCATTGCTCCTGGCCCATTCCCTACTTCTGGAGCATGGGAACGCTTACTACCGGGAGAACTAGCTGAGAAATTTGATCCGTCTCGTAGGGTTCCGTTAGGTAGGGTAGGTGAGCACCAGGAGTTGGCCAATCTCGCTGCTTATCTTGTTTCACCATTTTCGGCTTATATTAATGGGGAAATTATCACCATTGATGGGGGTGAATGGCTTCAGGGGGCCGGCCAATTTAATGGGCTTAGGGCAATTAAACCTGAATGGTGGGATGCCATGGAGGCGAAAAGAAAGAAGAGGTAA
- a CDS encoding succinylglutamate desuccinylase/aspartoacylase family protein, which translates to MKEMVINGIRVRPGQSLNIEIAIARLPTHTLIDLPVFIRSSSIPGPTVLISGGVHGDEINGIVTVKRMLEENIFEPKKGTLIFIPLVNVYGFLSNSRTFPDGRDLNRSFPGNNKGSLASQIAQILTREIIPQIDYGIDFHTGGRMLSNHPQIRVDFKDTKGLKLAEVFGANFTVNSAHIDKSFRKEAFKNDKHILVFEGGESMRLDDKVIQEGIDGTGRLLKHLEMIDGDYPSTKTKKIEESSWVRARVSGIFNSSVSLGEEVKKGQMLAKISDPYGQVKVPVKASASGYIIGVNNLPVVNAGDALVHIGKSQSEG; encoded by the coding sequence ATGAAAGAAATGGTCATCAACGGGATCAGGGTTAGGCCCGGGCAGTCCCTGAATATAGAAATTGCTATTGCCAGGCTTCCCACGCATACATTGATTGATTTGCCAGTATTTATCAGGAGTTCTAGTATCCCCGGTCCTACGGTGCTTATTAGTGGTGGTGTTCATGGGGATGAAATTAATGGGATAGTCACTGTCAAAAGGATGTTGGAGGAAAATATCTTTGAACCTAAAAAGGGAACCTTGATTTTTATCCCTCTGGTAAATGTATATGGCTTTTTGAGTAATTCCCGGACATTTCCAGATGGGAGAGACCTGAATCGAAGTTTCCCAGGCAATAATAAAGGTTCATTGGCATCGCAAATAGCTCAAATCCTTACTCGGGAAATTATACCTCAAATAGATTATGGTATAGATTTTCATACTGGAGGTAGAATGTTATCCAATCATCCTCAGATCAGAGTTGATTTCAAAGATACAAAAGGACTGAAACTGGCGGAGGTATTTGGGGCTAACTTTACGGTAAATTCTGCTCATATCGACAAATCTTTTAGGAAAGAAGCCTTTAAAAATGACAAGCACATTTTGGTTTTTGAAGGGGGTGAATCCATGCGCTTGGATGATAAGGTGATTCAGGAGGGGATCGATGGTACGGGTAGGTTACTTAAACATTTGGAGATGATAGATGGGGATTACCCATCGACTAAGACAAAGAAAATAGAAGAAAGCAGTTGGGTGCGTGCAAGGGTTTCAGGTATTTTTAATTCTTCTGTTTCCTTGGGTGAAGAAGTGAAAAAAGGTCAGATGCTGGCCAAAATTTCAGATCCTTACGGACAGGTGAAGGTGCCGGTTAAAGCCTCTGCTTCTGGATACATAATAGGTGTAAATAACCTCCCCGTAGTCAATGCAGGTGATGCACTTGTACATATAGGCAAGTCTCAAAGTGAAGGTTAA
- a CDS encoding CPXCG motif-containing cysteine-rich protein: MEIEHFFQCPYCLAEISMLLDPSIPEQNYIEDCEVCCNPIQISYQIYDGELESFEAWDIEQ, encoded by the coding sequence ATGGAAATAGAACATTTTTTTCAATGCCCCTATTGTCTGGCAGAAATCTCTATGCTACTAGACCCAAGCATACCTGAACAAAATTACATTGAAGACTGTGAGGTATGTTGTAATCCTATCCAAATTAGTTACCAAATATACGATGGTGAACTGGAAAGCTTTGAGGCCTGGGACATCGAACAATAA
- a CDS encoding 3-keto-disaccharide hydrolase — protein sequence MMKTLIKTSGLMLAAVLVMSCASDGTDLFNGKDLTGWTVYGTEKWYVEDGILVSESGPDGEYGYLGTEKNYKNFELTAQFKQDQDGNSGIFFRSNFEGTKVSGWQVEVAPPGDDTGGVYESYGRGWLIKPDPEKDKNLKFGEWNDIKIRVVDDHVTTWLNGVEMIDYSDEKIGEGEGQLALQIHSGGGLKISWKNIKVKEL from the coding sequence ATGATGAAAACACTTATTAAAACAAGCGGCCTAATGTTGGCAGCAGTCCTTGTAATGTCATGCGCATCTGATGGCACCGACCTGTTTAATGGCAAAGACCTTACAGGATGGACAGTATATGGTACTGAAAAATGGTATGTTGAAGATGGTATTTTGGTCTCCGAGAGTGGCCCTGACGGGGAGTATGGCTATCTTGGTACTGAGAAAAATTATAAAAACTTTGAATTGACCGCACAATTCAAGCAAGATCAGGATGGTAACAGTGGTATCTTCTTTCGCTCAAACTTTGAAGGAACCAAGGTTTCCGGTTGGCAAGTAGAAGTGGCACCTCCAGGTGACGATACAGGAGGAGTATATGAGTCTTATGGTCGTGGTTGGTTGATCAAACCAGATCCTGAAAAAGACAAAAACCTAAAATTTGGTGAGTGGAATGATATTAAAATTCGTGTTGTTGATGACCATGTAACTACTTGGCTTAATGGCGTAGAAATGATAGATTATTCTGACGAAAAAATTGGTGAAGGTGAAGGGCAGTTGGCACTTCAGATTCACAGTGGTGGAGGTCTGAAGATTTCCTGGAAAAACATCAAAGTAAAAGAATTGTAA
- a CDS encoding Gfo/Idh/MocA family protein — protein MDNNRRKFLKKMGMAGAASAMVPVAFAGEEPKAISQMKRNFESPADKELNIALIGAGIMGSQDMNTALQHDNVSIVAVCDLYDGRLDSAKEKWGQHLFLTKDYKEILKRKDIDAVLIGTPDHWHKQISIDAMNAGKHVYCEKPMVHSVDEGKDVIDAWKKSGKVMMVGSQGISSLGNEKAKELLAEGAIGDINYAEGFWARHSPEGAWQYNVPEDGNTKTVDWERYISNTTDRPFDPLRFFRWRNYLDYGTGMSGDLFVHLFTSLHFITNSLGPDKVSAMGGLRYWKDGREVPDVLLGMFQYPDSQQHPGFNLSLRCNFVDGTSGSTYLKIVGSKGSMDVKWDEVVVKTNQKVSSNDPFMEAQAKMRGDAPDRKKILPPNEMVYKVEPGYKGAHYDHFGNFFRAIRENVEVVENPIFAFRAAAPALLCNDSYFQDKFIKWDPVNMKLV, from the coding sequence ATGGACAATAATAGAAGGAAATTTTTAAAGAAAATGGGAATGGCCGGAGCAGCTTCGGCAATGGTTCCGGTGGCATTTGCAGGAGAAGAGCCAAAGGCAATTTCCCAAATGAAAAGAAATTTCGAAAGTCCAGCAGACAAGGAATTGAATATTGCCTTAATTGGAGCAGGTATCATGGGATCCCAAGATATGAATACTGCACTTCAACATGACAATGTAAGTATAGTGGCTGTTTGTGATTTGTATGATGGTAGATTGGATTCGGCTAAAGAAAAGTGGGGACAACACCTGTTTTTAACCAAAGATTATAAAGAGATCCTGAAAAGGAAAGATATAGATGCAGTTCTAATAGGAACACCAGATCATTGGCACAAGCAGATCAGCATTGATGCCATGAACGCCGGCAAGCATGTTTACTGCGAAAAACCGATGGTTCATAGTGTGGATGAGGGTAAGGATGTCATTGATGCCTGGAAGAAATCGGGTAAAGTGATGATGGTAGGTAGTCAAGGGATATCAAGCCTGGGGAATGAGAAGGCCAAAGAATTGTTGGCTGAAGGCGCTATCGGAGACATCAACTATGCCGAGGGTTTTTGGGCCAGACATTCTCCTGAAGGCGCTTGGCAGTACAATGTACCTGAGGATGGTAATACCAAGACGGTGGACTGGGAAAGGTATATTTCCAATACCACAGATAGACCATTTGATCCACTACGGTTTTTTAGATGGAGAAATTACCTTGATTATGGTACTGGGATGTCTGGAGATTTATTTGTTCATTTATTTACCAGCCTTCATTTTATTACCAACTCTTTGGGACCAGATAAAGTATCAGCCATGGGGGGATTAAGGTATTGGAAGGATGGAAGAGAAGTGCCAGATGTTTTATTGGGAATGTTCCAATATCCAGACAGTCAACAACACCCTGGTTTTAACTTGTCTTTAAGATGTAATTTTGTGGATGGTACCAGTGGTTCTACCTACTTGAAAATTGTAGGTAGTAAAGGGTCTATGGATGTGAAATGGGATGAAGTGGTTGTAAAGACCAACCAGAAAGTGTCCAGTAATGATCCATTTATGGAAGCACAAGCAAAGATGAGAGGAGATGCTCCCGATCGTAAGAAAATTTTACCACCCAATGAAATGGTTTATAAAGTGGAGCCTGGTTATAAAGGAGCGCATTATGATCATTTTGGGAATTTTTTCCGTGCCATCAGGGAGAATGTAGAAGTGGTAGAAAACCCTATATTTGCTTTTCGTGCTGCGGCACCAGCTTTATTGTGTAATGACAGTTATTTCCAGGACAAATTTATTAAATGGGATCCTGTAAATATGAAATTAGTATAA
- the fsa gene encoding fructose-6-phosphate aldolase translates to MKFFIDTANLNEIKEAYDLGVLDGVTTNPSLMAKEGISGDENVINHYKAICNIVDANVSAEVIATDFEGIIKEGKELAKLDDKIVVKVPMIKDGIKAIKYFSSEGIRTNCTLVFSAGQAILAAKAGASYLSPFIGRLDDISFDGLDLIAQIVHIYQNYGYETEVLAASVRHTMHLVKCAELGADVVTCPLKVITGLLNHPLTDKGLAQFLADHAKANK, encoded by the coding sequence ATGAAATTCTTTATCGATACTGCGAATCTCAACGAAATAAAAGAAGCCTATGACCTAGGTGTATTAGATGGGGTGACTACGAATCCTTCCTTAATGGCTAAAGAAGGAATCAGTGGTGACGAAAATGTCATCAACCATTACAAGGCCATCTGTAACATAGTGGATGCCAATGTAAGTGCAGAAGTGATTGCTACAGATTTTGAAGGAATCATCAAAGAAGGTAAGGAACTTGCAAAACTTGACGACAAAATCGTAGTAAAAGTACCTATGATCAAAGATGGCATCAAAGCTATCAAATATTTCTCAAGTGAAGGAATCCGCACCAATTGTACTTTGGTCTTTTCAGCAGGTCAAGCCATTCTTGCAGCCAAAGCAGGAGCTTCTTACCTCTCTCCTTTTATTGGCCGACTTGATGACATCTCTTTTGATGGATTAGACCTTATCGCTCAAATCGTTCATATCTACCAAAATTATGGTTATGAAACTGAAGTCCTTGCGGCCTCTGTTAGACACACCATGCACTTGGTTAAATGTGCTGAACTTGGAGCTGATGTGGTAACTTGCCCACTTAAAGTGATCACAGGTTTATTGAATCACCCACTTACTGACAAAGGATTGGCTCAATTCTTGGCTGACCATGCCAAAGCAAACAAATAA